The Variovorax sp. S12S4 genome includes the window TCATCGAGCTCATCTACTTCTGCCTGGCCATGGGCTTCGAAGGGCGTTTCCGCGTCATCGACAACGGGCGCACGCAGCTTGAAACGCTCAAACAGCGCCTGCTGCAGATCATTCGGCAGACGCGCGGAGAAATTGCCGTGCCGCTGTCTCCGCACTGGCAGGACGCAAGCGCGCCGGTGCGCCGCACGCGCAACTGGCTGCCGCTGTGGGCCGTGGGCGCCGTGGCGGCAGTGCTGCTGGTGCTGGTGTTCGGTGTGCTCACCTTCAGCCTGGCCGGCCGCTCCGACGGTGCGTTCTCGGCCGTGAACGCGGTGCGCCTGCCGCAGACCGCGCGTGCTGTCGCCTTGCCGGCGCCGCAGCCGCGCCTGCAGCGTTTTCTCGAACCCGAGATCCGCGACGGTTTGCTGACCGTGCGCGACGAGGCCGACCGCAGCGTGGTGGTGCTGCGCGGCGACGGCCTGTTCGCATCGGGCTCCGACCGCGTGCTCGACCGCTATGCGCCCGTGCTCGCACGCGTGGCCGATGCGCTCAATTCGGTGGAAGGCAATGTGCTGATCAGCGGCTTCAGCGATGACCAGCCGATTCGCAGCGTTCGCTTTCCGTCCAACTGGCAGCTCTCGCAGGCGCGTGCCGATGCCGTCAAGAAGATGATTGCCACGCGTGTCACGCGGCCCGAGCGCCTGCGCGCCGAAGGCCGGGGCGATGCCGACCCGCTGGTACCCAACGACTCACCCGCCAACCGTGCGCGCAACCGGCGTGTGGAAGTGACGCTGCTCGTGGCGCCCGTGGCGGCGGCCAACGCCACCACAGCGCCGCAGGGAGGAGCCCGCTGATGCTGCGCGCGATTTTCCGTTTTCT containing:
- a CDS encoding DotU family type VI secretion system protein — translated: MNGVNDMAVGPGGFVPPNPGGGNNGNSGHGGGIGNGDAAGMSPASRGLGQQPQSFTAWHDARRPHAGDTALAGNNPLVAAANPLLDLIPQIRATGHHDAPAQLREHLVDEVRRFETRAQQSGIAPEVIIGARYCLCTAVDEAAALTPWGGSIWSSQSLLVMFHNETWGGEKFFQLLSRLVQNPQQHLQLIELIYFCLAMGFEGRFRVIDNGRTQLETLKQRLLQIIRQTRGEIAVPLSPHWQDASAPVRRTRNWLPLWAVGAVAAVLLVLVFGVLTFSLAGRSDGAFSAVNAVRLPQTARAVALPAPQPRLQRFLEPEIRDGLLTVRDEADRSVVVLRGDGLFASGSDRVLDRYAPVLARVADALNSVEGNVLISGFSDDQPIRSVRFPSNWQLSQARADAVKKMIATRVTRPERLRAEGRGDADPLVPNDSPANRARNRRVEVTLLVAPVAAANATTAPQGGAR